DNA from Bradyrhizobium diazoefficiens USDA 110:
GCGGTGCGGTCGGCCTCGTGCTGATGACGGTGGCGCTCAGCCGGCTGCTCGGCCTCGAATTCCTGCCCAAGCTGGAAGAGGGCAATCTCTGGATCCGCGCCACGCTGCCGCCGACCATCTCGCTCCAGGAAGGCAACACCTACGTCAACGAGATGCGCAAGGTGATCCGCGCCCGGCCCGAGGTGGAATCGGTGGTGTCGCAGCACGGCCGTCCCGACGACGGCACCGACGCGGCCGGCTTCTTCAACGCCGAGTTCTTCGCGCCGCTCAAGCCCGTGAGCCAATGGCCCGGCACGCGCGACAAGGAAGAGCTGACCGCGCAACTGCTCAAGCAGCTCGACGACCGCTTCCCCGGCGTCGAGTTCAACTTCTCGCAATATCTCCAGGACAACGTCTCCGAGGCCGTCTCCGGCGTGAAGGGCGAGAACTCGATCAAGCTGTTCGGCAGCGATCTGCAGGCGCTTACCGACACCGCCAACAAGATCAAGCAGGTGCTGTCGACGGTGCAGGGTGTCACCGACCTTGCGGTGTTCACCTCGCTCGGGCAGCCGACCATCCAGATCGACATCGACCGCGCCAAGGCCGCGCGCTACGGCCTCGCACCGGGCGACATCAACGCCACCATCAAGGTCGCGATTGGCGGCGACACCGCGGGCGATCTCTACGAGCCCGGAAGCGACCGCCATTTCCCGATCATCGTTCGGCTTGCGCCGGAATACCGCCGGAGCGCAGAGGCGATCCAGAATTTGCGGATCGGTGCGCCGGGGCCGAACGGCACCGTCACGCAGATCCCGTTGAGCGAGGTCGCCAGCATCAGCCTCGTCTCGGGCGCGGCCTACATCTACCGCGAGCAGCAGGAGCGCTACCTGCCGATCAAGTTCTCGGTCCGCGAGCGCGATCTCGGCAGCGCGATCCGCGAGGCGCAGCAGAAGATCGCCGACCAGGTGCAACTGCCGCCCGGCTCGCACATGGACTGGGTCGGCGAGTTCGGCAATCTCCAGGACGCGATCCGGCGCCTGTCGATCGTGGTGCCGATTTCGCTGGCGCTGATCGGCGTCCTGCTCTGGTTCAATTTCGGCTCGATGACCGACACGCTGCTCGCGATGAGCGTGATCCCGATGGCGATCTTCGGCGGCGTGCTCGGGCTGTTGATCACCGGCACGGCGTTCAGCGTCTCTGCGGCGATCGGCTTCATCGCGCTGTTCGGCATCGCGGTCATGGATGGCATCATCATCCTGTCGCAGTTCAACCAGCTCATCGAGGAAGGCATGGACCGCGTGAGCGCGGTGATCCGCACCGGCGAGCTTCAGCTTCGGCCCGTGCTGATGACCTGCGTCGTCGCCGGCGTCGGCCTCTTGCCCGCTGCCCTGTCGGAGGGCATCGGATCGCAGGTGCAGAAGCCGCTCGCGGTCGTCGTCGTCACCGGCATGATGCTGGCGCCGGTCGTGATCCTGGTGACCTTACCGGTCCTGATCTCCTTCTTCTCCCGCCGTGCGCGCTGATCGCGGGCGGCCGTCGCGACTCAGAATCCGTAGAGCCGCCCCGGATTGTCGACCAGGATCTTTTTGCGCACATCCGCATCCGGTGCCCACACCGGAAGCTGGTTGAGCAGGCGGCCGTCATCGATCTGGTAGAGAGGCGCGATGTCGGTGGCTTTCCGTCCCTCGACATGGCTCGAATCCGGATGCGGCCAGTCGGTGCCCCAGACGATGCGATCCGGATTGGCCTCGATCAGCGCGCGCGCAAAGGGCACCATGTCCTGATAGTCCGGCGCGAGTTTTGACGAGCGATAGGCGCCGGAGATCTTCACATAGACCTTGCCGGATTTGACGAGCGCGACCAGGTCGGAAAATCCCGGCTGCTCCAGCCCGAGCGAAGCCTCGAGGCCGCCGAAATGATCGAACACCGCGGGCACGGGCGCGGCCAGCACCAGGTCCTTGATCGCCGAGATCATCGGCAGCGTGGTGTAGAGCTGCACGTGCCAGCCGCGCGCCTTCATGCGCTCGACGGCCGCAGTGAAGCGGGCCCGGCCGACATTGGGATCGCTGATGCCGCCGGTCGCAAGGTTGATGCGGATGCCGCGGAAGCCTTCCTGCTGCATCGCGTCGAGCTGCGCTTCGGTCGTCTTGTCGTCGATCACGGCGACCCCGCGCGCGGTCCCGCCACGCGCCTTCATGCCGAACAGAGTGGAGGAGTTGTCGGTGCCGTAGACGCTCGGCGTCACGATCACCACGCGCTCGATATGCAGCGCCTTGTGCAGCGCGGCCATTTCTTCAGGGCTCGCCAGCTCCGGCGTATAGACGCGGCCTGCGAAGAACGGAAACTTTTCGGGATCGCCATGGATGTGGGTGTGGCAGTCGCAGGCATGCGCCGGAACGTCGAAATTGACCGGCGTCGCGGGCTGCGACGCGCGGGCGTGGGCTTTGCTGGTCATGGCTACTCCGGCGGCAAGTGAGGCAAGCAGGACGCTGCGTCGGTCGAGCATGGTTTCTCTCCCTGCTTCGTTATTTGGAGGTTGGACCGGGACAGTATCACATCAGCCCGGCAATCGCTCCGCTTCGCGGTGCGGTGACGAAGACGACGAGATCGAACAACGGAGCGAGTTCCTCGCCCCAGCCGGTGACCGATCCGCTGAGCACCCAATCGAGACGCGGCAGAAACATCTCGCGCATCAGGCGCAGGCGCTCCGCGCCGGGGCGCGTCGTCTGGTAGGGCGGCGCGGTCGGCAGCCAGAAATAATCATCGCTGTCGTGATGCGGAAGCGCAAGCCGCCCGGCGAGCGCGCGGCCGAGCGTCGTCACGCCGGACCCCGAAGCTCCCATCAGATGGATGCGGCGGCTCTTCATGGCACCGGGCCAAAAGATTGAAACTACTGCCCCGACGGCGTGCGCAGGCCGTGCCAGGCGTCGCGGACCTGCTGGTAGTGCACCTCCGGCAGGTAGTCCGGCGTGTTCAGGCTCAAGGTCTTGACGTCGAGATGGCCGACGGCGCTGAGTAGCGTGTAGGAGGCGATCACGCGGTCGCGCAGCGCGCCGATCAGACGGGCCTTGGCCTGGATCAGATCGGCCTGCGAGTTCAGCACGTCCACCGTCGTGCGCTGTCCGCCGGCGGCCTCGCGCTGCACGCCCTGGAGCGCGACGGTCGCCGCCTTCACTTCGGACTCGGAGGCCGAGACCGCGATCTTGGCGCCTTCGTTCGCAACCCAGGCGCTGACCGCCGCGGTGCGAGCCTGATTGCGCACCTGGTCGAGCACGAGCCGGCTCTGAGCGGTGATCTCCTTGGCCTGCCGGGTCTGCGCGGCGGCCTGGCCGCCGTCATAGATCGGCGCGGTGACGTTGGCGACGATCGAGGCCTGGTCCTCTGCGAAGGTGCCGAGTGTGGGGTCGTTGTTGCGGCTTTTGCTGGCGCTGCCCTGGATGCTGGCGCTCGGCAGCAGGGCGCCTTCCGCGACGCGGATGTTGGTGGAGGCGACATCGACGTCGAAGCCTGCCGCCATCACGGCTGGATGCTGGCGGATCGCCATTGTCAGCGCATCCTCGCGGCTCTTCGGCAGATAGCGGTCGACCACTTCGGCGGCCCGAAGCTGCGATGGCGCATTGCCGATCACCTGCGCGTATATTGCCTGGCTCACCGCGAGCGCGACTTCGGCGGCATTGAGGTCGGAGAGCCCGCGGTTGAGACGGGCCTCGGCCTGCGCGGTGTCGGTCGGCGTGACGTCGCCGGCGTTGAGGCGGCGCTGGGTGACGGAAAGCGTCTCGCGCAGGAAGGCGACGTTGGAGCGCTGCGCCTCCACCAGCGACTGATTCGCCAGCACATTGGTGTAGGCGGTGACCGCGTCGAGCAGCACGCCCTGGCCGACATTGCGCAGCGCCTCGCGGCCCGACTGCACCTGGAGCTCGGCGGCCCGCACGTTATTGGCGGTGCGGAAGCCGTTGAACAGGGTCTGCGTCACGGTGACGCCGATGACCCATGGCGTCAGATTGGCGGTCTGGATCGTATTGTTGGGCAACAGGTTGCGTACCGATTGCAAGCCGGCGCTGAGGCTTGCAACGAGTTGCGGCCGGTAGCCGGCGAGCGCCTGCGGCACGTTCTCATCGGTCGCACGCTGCCGCGCGCGCTCGGCATTGAGCTGCGGGTTGGTCTGGTAGGCCTTGGCCAGCGCCTCCGGCAGGGCTTCGGCCCCGGCGGCCGAGGGCAGGGCGCAACAGAGCGCCAGCGCGGTCCATGTCGCGAGCACAGGACCCACGCCCGATCGATGCCGCGTCATCACGCGACCAGCTCTGGCGGCACGCCCAATCATGTAATCCCGCTAAACCCCGGCTGTCCGCCCCCGCCGACGGTGGCCTCTTAACTGTTTAACCAGCCGGGGTCCCGCAGGCAAACTGCCGCGGGGAAAACCCCCATGTATTCCGTGCTTGTTGCAGGCGCGTCACAGGGGTTGTGCGGGAAAGCGTCAGAGCCTTACACCGGCCTGACCAGGTGCCGCCTCAGCGGTTCTTGTTCACCGGCTTGCGCTTCTCGATGAACGCGGCCATGCCCTCGGAGCGGTCTTCCAGCGCGAAGGTCGAGTGGAACAGGTTGCGCTCGACGCTCATGCCCTCGGCGAGCGTGGTCTCGAAGGCGCGGTTCACCGCTTCCTTGGCCATGGCGACGGCGGGCCGTGACATCGACGCGATCTTTTCGGCGGCCGCCATCACCTCGTCCATGAGCTTGTCGGCGGGCACGATGCGGCTGACGAGGCCGCTTCGCTCGGCTTCCGCCGCATCCATCATGCGGCCGGTGAGGCAGAGGTCCATCGCCTTGGACTTGCCGATCGCGCGGGTCAGGCGCTGGGTGCCGCCGATGCCGGGAATGGTGCCGAGCGTGATTTCGGGCTGGCCGAACTTGGCGGTGTCGGCGGCGATGATGAAGTCGCACATCATGGCGAGCTCGCAGCCGCCGCCGAGCGCGTAGCCCGCAACAGCGGCGATGGTCGGCTTGCGGCAGCGCGCAACGCGGTCGCCGCCGATCGCGGCGAAATCCTCGGAGAACATGTCGATGAAGCCCTTCGGCTGCATCTCCTTGATGTCGGCGCCGGCGGCAAAGGCCTTCTCGCTGCCGGTCACGACGATGCAGCCGATGGCATCATCGCCCTCGAGATCGTCGACGGCGGCCGCAATCTCGCGGAAGACGCCGAAGGAGAGCGCATTGAGCATCTTCGGCCGGTTCAGCTTGATGATGCCGACCGCGCCTTGGCTTTCGACGATGATGTGTTCGAACGTGCTCATGCTCCACCCACGCTTTTGATTGGGCGGGCAATGTGCCTGCTGCCGCGGTGGCCTTCAAGGGGCCTGAAAAGCTGCCGGAACAAGGCCGCCCGGGACGCGCAGCCAACTGCGCGTCCCGGGCGAGGTCCGTCGGGCCAAAAGATCAGGCCAAAAGATCAGGCCAAGAACTCAGGCCAAGAAATCAGGCCATGAACATCCGCGCGGCGGAGGCCAGGGTCAGCAGCGTGCCGACGCCGATGAAGATCTTGCCGATCAGGGAGCTTTGGTCCCAGGCCGAGCTCTGGTGGCTGCTCGCCATCACCGGCGCGGGTCGCGGCTGCGCGTCGGTTGCGGCGATCACCGCGTTCTGCTTCTGCGCCGGCGGGCTGTCCTGTTGCAGGGCGCGGTCGAGATCGTTGAGCTGGTCGGCCGCCACCACCTGGCTCTCGGCATTCGGGGCGGCGGTATTATCGGCCGCTGCCTGGACGTTGTCGTTGGCGCGGTCCGTCATCGCGGAGGCCGCAGCCGCGGGCGGCGTATCGGCGGCGGCGAGCTGAGCCTTAGCGTTGGCGACCTCCGGCGGCATCTGGCTCGAGGCCGGCACATCGCCACCAGCCTTGTTGTCGGCCTTGCTGTCAGCCCTGGCCGCATCGGTCTTTGCCGCAGCGTCCGTCTTGCCGGCCTTGTCGTCGGAGGACTTCTGCGCCGTCTTGCTGCTGGTACGGCGCGCAGAGTGACGCCGGTGCTTGCTCGGCTGGACTGCATCAGCCTGTTTGCCTGCGCTGTCCGATGGGCTGCTCGCAGCCGAACTCGGCGCCGCCTGTGCAGCGCCTCCGAACAGCAGGAAAAGCCCGGCCAAAAGAATCAGGGCAGCGCGCCCGCTGGCTTTGATCATGTTGACGATCTCCCCAATCCACCCATGCCCGGACCGAACAGAGACGCCGTGGCGTGACGATAGCGGGGCAAAAAATGGGAATCTTCGGGCTAGACCGGGCAAAAACGGGGCAAGCCGCCCCCTCCGGGGCCGGCCGCAGGATGCGAACGGGACCGATCGGTGTTATGAGCCGTCGCGGATTTCCACGGCCGCATTGGACGGTGGCACAGCGTCAATCACGAAACCGTGATCGTACCGGTGCCGGCGTAACAAATTGAAAGAGCGGCCGAATTGCATGATGAGGGCGCGGGTGCGCGGACGTGAGGACGAATGGACCGGCCTGATGCGGTCGGCCATGGCGGGCGATGATGCGGCGTATCATCGCCTGTTGAAGGCAGTCACGCCGGTGCTGCGCGCTGCCGCGAGGCGCGGGCTGGCGCGGGCCGGCCAGCCTCCCGACCAGGCCGAGGATATCGTGCAGGAGATTCTGTTGGCGGTGCATCTGAAGCGGCACACCTGGGACAGCGAAGCCCCCTTCGCACCCTGGCTGTTCGCGATCGCCCGCAACAAGCTGATCGATGCGCTAAGACGACGTGGCCGGCGGGTCTTCGTCAACATCGATGATTTCGCCGAGACCCTGCCGGGCGAGACGCCGCAGGAGACGGCTTCGGCGGGCGAGGTCACGGCGCAGCTCAACACGCTGCCGCAGCGCCAGCGCGACGTGTTGCAGTCGATCGCGGTCGACAGCGCGTCGATCAAGGACACGGCGGCAAAGTTTTCGATGAGCGAGGGCGCAGTACGGGTCGCGCTGCATCGCGGACTTGCGGCGCTCACGGCCAAACTGCGGGACCACTAGTCATGGATACCGATCAACTCATTCGCTCGCTTGCGGCCGACAACGCCCATCGCACCCCGCGCGTCGGCGCCGTGCTGACCATGGCGCTCCTGGTCGCCGCGCCGCTGTCGATCCTGATCTTCGCGACGTTCCTCGGCGTGCGGCCCGACGTGATGAGTGCCATGCACAACCCGTTCTTCGACATGAAGTTCGCCGTGACGCTGTCGCTCGCGATCCCCGCGATCATCGTCAGCCTGCATCTGTCGCGGCCCGAGGCCTTGCTGCGCGGCTGGGGCTGGCTGTTGCTGCTTCCCGTCGGCCTTCTTGCGGTCGCGATCGGCGGCGAGACGATGATGGCGCCGGCCATGCCGATGTCGATGCGCTTGATGGGCAAGAACTCCAGGGTTTGCCTGCTGGCGATCCCGGCGATGTCGCTGCCGCTGCTGGCGGGGGCGCTGTTCGGCCTGCGCCACGGCGCGCCATCGCACCCCGCGCTCGCCGGTGCGCTCGCCGGCCTGGTGTCGGCCGGGCTCGCTGCGACGCTCTACGCCTCGCACTGCACCGACGACTCGCCGCTGTTCGTCGCGACCTGGTACACGATCGCGACGGCGCTGGTAGCCGCGATCGGAGCGCTGCTCGGGGCGAGGGTGTTGCGGTATTAGGCCGCGGGCGTCGTGCCGTGCTGCATGCGGTGGAAACGCAGCACCTGCTGCGCGGTCGATGAGCGCAGGGCCTCGTAGGTGTCGCGCAGCGTCAGCATGTCGGTCTGCGAGCCGCCCGAGAGCTTTTCGCGCAGGGCGATGATTGCGCGCACGCTCGCCCACGACATGCCCGCGACCTTGGCGAGGATCATCACGCCCTCGGTGCGGCTCTCGATCATCATGTTCTCGGCGGTCTCGACCGCAACGCCGGCGAGCGCCGCGAGGCCCGCATTGGTCTCGTCGAACTTGCCTTGCTCGGCGAAGGCGGTGACCTGGAATTCGTTGAGGCGGCCGTCCTCGTGGAGCGACTTTACCAGCGCGCGCGCTATCTCGGTTTGCCGGGTCATGGCCGCGGCGCGGACCCGCTGGGCCGCTTCCTGGACCACGCTCGACACCTCGTCCGCGAGCTCCGGATGCGCGGCCTCGAGCTTCCTGCGCACGCTCAGGGACGCCTTCGCGACCAGCTTCAGGTAGTGATGGCGCGGCAGGTCGGGCCGCAGGCCGATGCATGTGGCGAGGTCGTCATCGCGCTCGGCCCGCATGACGAGGTCGGAGAGGCTGTCCTCGGAGAGCTGTGCGCCGGGATTGCCGACGGTCGATTGCACGACGTCCTCGTTGCCGCGCGTCACCAGCACGTCGGTGAGTGCTGCCGACAGCACCCGCCGCAGCGAGATCGCCTTCAGATGCGCCTGACCCCGCGTGCGCGCGATCTCGATCAGGGTCGCCTCGTCCAGCCGTTCCGATTTCGACAGCACCGGTCCTGCGACCTCGATCACCTCGTCGAGCGCGAGCGTGCGGATGATCTTCGGCGGTGCCTCCGCGATCGGTGCGAGGCGGTCGGCGAGCAGCGTCCTCGCCGAGGTCTCGATCTGTTCGATCAGGCACTGGAATACGTCGTCGAACACGCGGATGTGCTCGTCGGAGTAATCCACTGCATTGCCCACGAACAGATCGGTGACGCGGCGCAGCGCCTCGACCCGGCGCACAACGGTGCCGTGCGAGAGCGCAGCCTGCAATTCCTCGAGCAGGTTCTCGGATGGTCTGGCGGATCTGGATTTCATTGCCCTGTCCTGGAGCGTTTGGTCCGGCGGCGGCTTCTCACGTGCCGGAGAAAATGGGTTGGTCAGTTCGTTGCAATACGGTTGCGGCCTTGCGCCTTGGCTGAATAGAGCGCGCTGTCGGCGCGCGCGAGAAACGTGTCGGCAGTATCAACGTCGCGCAGCGTCACGACGCCCGCGGAAATCGTCACGCGCATGCCGGGGGAGAATGCGCTCCAGTCGAGATCGGCGACGATGCTGCGCAGGCGCTCGAGCATGCGCGAGGCCGCCTCGCCGTCGGTGTCCGGCAGCAACAGCAGGAATTCCTCGCCGCCGTAGCGGCCGAAGCAGTCGGTCGGGCGGATGTTGGCGAATATGGTGATCGCGAAGGTGCGCAGCACCTCGTCGCCGATGGGATGGCCGTGGGCATCGTTGATGCGCTTGAACCAGTCGAGATCGATCAGCGCGATCGCGCAAGATGTCGATGCCCGCCGCGACTTGTCCATCTCGGCGTCGAGCAGTCGCATGATGCAGCGGCGGTTGTAGGACCCGGTCAGCTCGTCGAGCTCGGCCAGTTCCTCGATGCGCTGATAGGCAGCCTTCAGCTCGATGCTGCGCTGGTACAGGATCTTGCGCAGCGTGGCGCCGAACAGGCCGAGGAAGGCGCACTGGCCGATCACCAGCACGAAGCACAGCATCGAGGCGGTCCGCTGCAGCCGGGTAGCAACGGGCATGCCGATCGGCAGGTCGGAGGCGAGGAAGACGGCGGCAAGGCCGATGGCCGCGAGCGTCCAGGTGATCATCGCCTGGGCCGAGGTCATGCGCAGCGTGCCGAAGGCGAAGATCAGGAACAGCACGCAGATGAAGGCGATGCCGATGGTCGGGACCGACAGCAGGAACACGAATTGCAGCGCCATATGCGCCGAGATCTGGAAGACGGTGAGGTAGTGGTCGGTGAATCTGTCGCCGATGCCGGCTTCCGACAGCACGGTGAACGTGCCGATGATCAGGAGGCCGCCGAACCAGAACAGCGAGGCAATGTCGACCGAGATCGTGCCGTCATAGGCGTAGATCAGCAGGACCGAGGCGCCGAGCGAGTAGCTCGCCACCTGGCCGACATACATCTGGCGGCGCTGCCGGGCCCGGCGCTCGCGGACTTCGGGGGCCGCCGCCTCGGGCGCGAGAACGAGTTCCGCGACCTCAGCGGCATTCCTCTCCGGAAAGGACGTCGCGGCCGTGTTCATGGTCCCGCCAATGGTGGATGTCAGCCCAAAAATCTACGTGGCAAGCCTTTAGGTTTGGTATCCTTTGAAAGCGAATCCGAACCGTGCAGCGCAGAACAGGGTGATGTCGGTCGCTGGGGGAATTTGCCGGCGATTAGGCATCGTTTGCGATGCGGTCGAGCCAAAGCAGGCCTTCGTGAGACATACGTCGTGCAGGACTGCTATGGAACCGAACTTGGTCGGCCCGCCCGTGACCGGGCAGGCGTTCCGCAGGGAAATGTTGCAGTATTATGTTACCGATCTGGATCCAAACGGCCGACCCGCACGGGCGGGACAGGAAAAATCCGCGTATGTGGGGTAGATCACACAAGCTCCCGTATGACTGCGGTAAGTTGAACAATTTTGCACCTTCCGTCGAACCGTCCGCTGCATCGACCCGACCAACCTTGCGAGACGGCCTTTGAGCGTGACACAGGCGGCTTCGGACGAGATCCTCATCGCCAGGATCGCTCAGGGTGACCGGCTTGCCATGCAGGTGCTGTACGGGCGGCACCATGTCAGGGTCTACAGGTTCGGCCTCAGGCTCGTACGGGACGAGCAGGCGGCGGAAGACCTCATCAGCGAGGTGTTTCTCGACGTCTGGCGTCAAGCCGGCAAGTTCGAGGGTCGATCCGCAGTTTCCACTTGGCTGCTGGCCATTACCCGATTCAAGGCCCTCTCGGCGCTCCGGCGCAGGAAGGACTTTGAGTTGGACGAAGACGCCGCGAACGCGATTGAGGATACGTCCGACAATCCGGAAACGGTGGTGCAGAAGAAGGATACCAGTGAAGCGTTGCGGGAGTGTCTGACGGGCCTCTCGCCGGAACACCGGGAAATCGTCGATCTCGTCTACTACCACGAGAAGTCCGTGGAAGAAGTGGCCGAAATCGTCGGGATACCGGAGAACACTGTAAAGACGCGCTTGTTCTATGCGCGCAAGAAACTGGCCGAACTGCTGAAGGCAGCCGGCGTTGAGCGAGGCTGGCCATGATGGCTTTGAG
Protein-coding regions in this window:
- a CDS encoding sigma-70 family RNA polymerase sigma factor; translation: MRGREDEWTGLMRSAMAGDDAAYHRLLKAVTPVLRAAARRGLARAGQPPDQAEDIVQEILLAVHLKRHTWDSEAPFAPWLFAIARNKLIDALRRRGRRVFVNIDDFAETLPGETPQETASAGEVTAQLNTLPQRQRDVLQSIAVDSASIKDTAAKFSMSEGAVRVALHRGLAALTAKLRDH
- a CDS encoding NrsF family protein; the protein is MDTDQLIRSLAADNAHRTPRVGAVLTMALLVAAPLSILIFATFLGVRPDVMSAMHNPFFDMKFAVTLSLAIPAIIVSLHLSRPEALLRGWGWLLLLPVGLLAVAIGGETMMAPAMPMSMRLMGKNSRVCLLAIPAMSLPLLAGALFGLRHGAPSHPALAGALAGLVSAGLAATLYASHCTDDSPLFVATWYTIATALVAAIGALLGARVLRY
- a CDS encoding GGDEF domain-containing protein, whose translation is MNTAATSFPERNAAEVAELVLAPEAAAPEVRERRARQRRQMYVGQVASYSLGASVLLIYAYDGTISVDIASLFWFGGLLIIGTFTVLSEAGIGDRFTDHYLTVFQISAHMALQFVFLLSVPTIGIAFICVLFLIFAFGTLRMTSAQAMITWTLAAIGLAAVFLASDLPIGMPVATRLQRTASMLCFVLVIGQCAFLGLFGATLRKILYQRSIELKAAYQRIEELAELDELTGSYNRRCIMRLLDAEMDKSRRASTSCAIALIDLDWFKRINDAHGHPIGDEVLRTFAITIFANIRPTDCFGRYGGEEFLLLLPDTDGEAASRMLERLRSIVADLDWSAFSPGMRVTISAGVVTLRDVDTADTFLARADSALYSAKAQGRNRIATN
- a CDS encoding sigma-70 family RNA polymerase sigma factor, whose product is MSVTQAASDEILIARIAQGDRLAMQVLYGRHHVRVYRFGLRLVRDEQAAEDLISEVFLDVWRQAGKFEGRSAVSTWLLAITRFKALSALRRRKDFELDEDAANAIEDTSDNPETVVQKKDTSEALRECLTGLSPEHREIVDLVYYHEKSVEEVAEIVGIPENTVKTRLFYARKKLAELLKAAGVERGWP
- a CDS encoding DUF2336 domain-containing protein, which gives rise to MKSRSARPSENLLEELQAALSHGTVVRRVEALRRVTDLFVGNAVDYSDEHIRVFDDVFQCLIEQIETSARTLLADRLAPIAEAPPKIIRTLALDEVIEVAGPVLSKSERLDEATLIEIARTRGQAHLKAISLRRVLSAALTDVLVTRGNEDVVQSTVGNPGAQLSEDSLSDLVMRAERDDDLATCIGLRPDLPRHHYLKLVAKASLSVRRKLEAAHPELADEVSSVVQEAAQRVRAAAMTRQTEIARALVKSLHEDGRLNEFQVTAFAEQGKFDETNAGLAALAGVAVETAENMMIESRTEGVMILAKVAGMSWASVRAIIALREKLSGGSQTDMLTLRDTYEALRSSTAQQVLRFHRMQHGTTPAA
- a CDS encoding amidohydrolase family protein, with the protein product MLDRRSVLLASLAAGVAMTSKAHARASQPATPVNFDVPAHACDCHTHIHGDPEKFPFFAGRVYTPELASPEEMAALHKALHIERVVIVTPSVYGTDNSSTLFGMKARGGTARGVAVIDDKTTEAQLDAMQQEGFRGIRINLATGGISDPNVGRARFTAAVERMKARGWHVQLYTTLPMISAIKDLVLAAPVPAVFDHFGGLEASLGLEQPGFSDLVALVKSGKVYVKISGAYRSSKLAPDYQDMVPFARALIEANPDRIVWGTDWPHPDSSHVEGRKATDIAPLYQIDDGRLLNQLPVWAPDADVRKKILVDNPGRLYGF
- a CDS encoding enoyl-CoA hydratase, giving the protein MSTFEHIIVESQGAVGIIKLNRPKMLNALSFGVFREIAAAVDDLEGDDAIGCIVVTGSEKAFAAGADIKEMQPKGFIDMFSEDFAAIGGDRVARCRKPTIAAVAGYALGGGCELAMMCDFIIAADTAKFGQPEITLGTIPGIGGTQRLTRAIGKSKAMDLCLTGRMMDAAEAERSGLVSRIVPADKLMDEVMAAAEKIASMSRPAVAMAKEAVNRAFETTLAEGMSVERNLFHSTFALEDRSEGMAAFIEKRKPVNKNR
- a CDS encoding TolC family outer membrane protein: MIGRAARAGRVMTRHRSGVGPVLATWTALALCCALPSAAGAEALPEALAKAYQTNPQLNAERARQRATDENVPQALAGYRPQLVASLSAGLQSVRNLLPNNTIQTANLTPWVIGVTVTQTLFNGFRTANNVRAAELQVQSGREALRNVGQGVLLDAVTAYTNVLANQSLVEAQRSNVAFLRETLSVTQRRLNAGDVTPTDTAQAEARLNRGLSDLNAAEVALAVSQAIYAQVIGNAPSQLRAAEVVDRYLPKSREDALTMAIRQHPAVMAAGFDVDVASTNIRVAEGALLPSASIQGSASKSRNNDPTLGTFAEDQASIVANVTAPIYDGGQAAAQTRQAKEITAQSRLVLDQVRNQARTAAVSAWVANEGAKIAVSASESEVKAATVALQGVQREAAGGQRTTVDVLNSQADLIQAKARLIGALRDRVIASYTLLSAVGHLDVKTLSLNTPDYLPEVHYQQVRDAWHGLRTPSGQ